The segment AACTTCCATTCGAGTTGTACCGAGAAGGCTTCATCTACTACGGCAAGACACACGCACATCCAAATTCAACATTTCGTTATACCGTTAGCAGCTTGCTAGAGTTAATGAGTTTTGATGCAACTAACAACATCGACCTTATTAACCAACCTCTGCTCATGATTGCAGGAAGTAAAGCGGATTCGTTATACATGACGCAAGACGCCTTTATAAAAGCATCAGGAGCAGACTCTAAAGAGCTATTTTTGATTGATGGCGCAACACATATTCAGACATATTGGAATCCAGAATATGTCGATAAAGCGGTATCAAAGCTAACCGAGTTTTACGGAAAAAACTTATAGTTTAGAGATATGGGTGCGTTTCAATCAGGCGGATTTAACCGCCTGATTGACTAAAAACAAGTATCGAATTAATTAATCTGTATGACGGGCAGAAAACTTTATGAAAATATGTCTTTCACCTAGATTTACCGTCTTAATGAAATGCGTAATCTCTGTATCTGTTCTCTTGTGTTTACAAAATGCTGCTGCTTTTCAACAAAAGTCTGATAGTTGGAGTGAAAGGTTTGGTGACATGGTTTTTATCAGTTCGGTTATGAATAATGCCACAGAGTTCAATACTGACGCTCCATTCCCGCCATTTAAAGAATCTACCAGTCGTGGAAATCAAGTAACACAGCCAACGAACATTGACAGTAAAAACCTTTCTTACACCATACTTGCGTCCGACGATGAGTATTCAAAGATTCTATATGAACAAGAACATCTATTTTTAGCCTAGTGGCAAGAAATCGTAGGGGCAGACATCATCACGCTTTAAGTTTTTGATTCCGTAACAAAGCTGACAAAAATGTTATGTCAGCGTCATGATGTCGTCAGTCTATCTCTCATAACATGAATTCATACAATGATATTTGCTTACGATAGAATTTATGATGAATAGACGGATAAAAACACCAATAGTATTAATCTCGTTATTTTGTGGAACTGGACTAATTAGCCCTATAGCTCTTGGGCAAAACCAAACCATAACTAAATTTGAACAACACCAAATCCATCAAGCTCCTGACACAACTTTTTCAGGAAAAGCTCACTTTTCCCGTTATCCAATTCTTCCTACTTCCAACGATGTTGCGCCTGCGATTGTGCATTTCGAAGCCAACACTGTGACCAATTGGCACATACATAAGCACGGTCAATATTTGATTGTTACTGACGGTGAAGGCCGCACTCAGGAATGGGGACAACCAATTCAACACTTATCCGTTGGCGACATCGTTTGGTGCCCACCTGGGACTAAGCATTGGCACGGTGCAAGCGTAGATAAGTCAATGACTCATATCGCGATTAGCCCTGTATCAACGGATGGTCCTAGCGTCACGTGGCTTGAAAAAGTGGAATTTAACTAAACCAGAAAAACCTAACTGACGTTCTCAGATATGAGGATTTCCTTTACTTACTAAAAGGACAAATTATGAAAAAAAATGAATTACCTATCGAGGAAAGTCGTCGTTCTTTTTTGACAAAAGGGGCAACATTAGCTGCGGCGACGATGCTTCCTAGCATCGCTTCAGCCACTCAGACAACAGCCTCGAATTCCACACTACGAAAGACTTCTCAAACTCAGCTTCCAATTAGAAAATTGGGTAATCTCGAAGTCTCCAGTGTTGGAATAGGCGTCCAAAATATGAGTCGAAAGTACGATACGAGTGTACCGTATCGACCAGAGATGATTAGAGTTATACGTTCAGCCTACGAAAATGGAGTTACCTTTTTTGATGCGGCTGAAGCTTACGGTCCACTGGAAGTTGAACGAATCTTGGGTGAAGGTGTTGTGCCGTTTAGAGATAAAATCGTTATCGCTACTAAATTTGGTTGGAACATCGATCAGGAAACAGGAGCGCGTTTACCTGGATTAAATAGCCGACCGGAGCATATTAAGATTGTTGTAGAAGGGATGTTAAAACGTCTTAAAACAGACCGTATAGACCTCCTGTATCAACATCGAGTTGACCCTAATGTTCCAATTGAAGATGTCGCTGGCGCAGTAAAAGATCTTATGGCTGAAGGCAAGGTACTCAATTGGGGACTAAGTGAGATGGGGTTAAATACCCTTAGACGAGCACATAAGGAACTCCCTGTCGCTGCTGTTCAAAGCGAATATTCAATGCTTTGGAGAGGTCCAGAGAAGTCCGTACTTCCTACTTGTGAAGAGTTAGGTATTGGATTTGTTCCATGGAGTCCACTTGGCGTTCAGTTCCTGACGGGTTGGATCGATGAAAGAACCCGCTTCGCACAAGGCGACTTTAGAAGTACTGAATCACGATTCTTCCCTGAAAATTTGGCTCATAACATGAAATTGGTGGAGCTAATTACGCAATGGGCTGTACGAAAAAATGCAGCGCCAGCCCAAATAGCTTTAGCTTGGTTAATGGCACAGAAACCATGGATCGTGCCGATACCAGGAACGACGAGCAAAGATCATATGCTGCAAAACACTCAAGCGGTAAATGTTACGTTTACAGCTCAAGAGTTATCGGAACTGAATGATTCATTATCGAAAATAGAGATCAAAGGAAATAGATTGCCAGATGCTGTACAAGTTTATTCTGACGTCGAAGCTCCTTTAAAATCGTAACTATTGTGTTATTTCTTAAACGTTCAGCCACCTATCATAAAAGATAAGTGGCTTAATTTTTTACTTTTTCTTTAACGATTCCAACCAGTTAACAACTCCAGCATCAACTTCTTTAGCTCTGTCATTTTTTATTTCTAGAAATCTACCGTCTCTCTCCGAGCCTCCAACAAAAGAGATACCCTGTTTAACTTTGCAACCGATACATAATTGCGTGATTTGTTCAAAGCTACTGCCAATGCCATTGCCACCATTCGTATTGAAGGGGATGACGACTTTTCCACTCAAATTATTGTTAGACAGAAATGATTTCGTCGGCGGCGGTAAGCGCATCCCCCAAGTAGGAAAACCAATAAATATTGAATCGTAGTCTTTTAAATCTGAAATTGAAGTTTTTAACTCAGGGAGAAAACCAGTTTCATTTTCTCTTCTGACTTGCTCAACGATTGCTTTGTAGTCTGTCGGATAAGGTTGCTTTAGCTCTAATGCGATCAATCTGCCGCCAGTGTGTCGTTGGATTATTTCAGCAACCGCTTTAGTGTTCTCCGTGCGGCTCAAATAAACGATAAGAACATTTCCCATGCTCACATCATTGTACAGTGCTTTTGAATCAGCCTGAACGGCTAATGGAAACAACATAGCATTAGCTGATAAAAACAGTACTAATATTGCTCTTAACATCTTCTCACCAATAAAAAGAGAGGCTGTAAACAGCCTCTCAAAGTCTAAATTATCGATTAAACATTGAGTTTTCGGTCTGATAACCACTTAACCATTGCAGGATCGCGATGAGAGAAGAATGCGCTAGTCGCAGTATCAAGAGAAGCAATAAGAGCCATGTCTTGAGCATCGAGTTCGAAATCAAAGATGTTTAAGTTTTCAGCCATACGTTCTTTACGTACGGTTTTAGCTAAAGCCACAATATTGCGCTGAACAACCCATCTCAACACCACCTGACCAATAGATTTGCCATATTTCTCTGCAATTTGTGTTAATACAGGATGAGAGAATAAATTCTGGCGACCTTCGGCAAAAGGTGCCCATGCTTCAGGTTGAATACCATTCGCCAGCATATAAGGTACAGGATGTAGCTGTTGCTGAAACGGGTTGACCTCCACTTGGTTGACCGCTGGTACAATATTATTAAATGCAACCAAATCAGCTAATCTATCAGGCATAAAATTGCTAACACCAATCGCTTTAATTTTGCCTTCTTTATACAATTCTTCCAACGCTCTCCATGCACCATGAACATCACCAAACGGTTGGTGAATAAGGTAAAGGTCAACGTAGTCCATTTGTAAGCGATTTAGAGAACGCTCAAATTGTGCTTTAGCGCCTTCGTAGCTAGCCCCTTCAAGCCATAATTTTGTGGTAACGAACAGTTCATCACGTTCAATACCACTTGTTTTAATCGCATTACCGACTTCGACTTCATTCATATACGAGGCTGCGGTATCAATTAGGCGATAGCCGACGTCAATCGCATCAATGACAGCTTGCTCACACTCTTTTGGATCATTCATTTGAAAAACGCCAAAACCAGCAATTGGCATTTCAATGCCATTATTTAAAGTTACAGTTTGCATTTGTTAGTATTCCTAGAGTTGTCATCAAGTGACTAATTAATAACGATTTCCAACCACATTTATGTTAGCCATTGCACTGGCAATATCTGATAAATCGTTAAGAGTTAAATTGAGATCTGTCGAAGCATTGTTTTCACGTAAACGTGCTAAGTTTCGAGAACCAGGTATAGGCACAATCCAAGGCTTTTGAGCAAGTAACCAAGCAAGAGCTACTTGAGCAGGTGTCGCTTGATATTGCTGCCCAATACGAATAAGAAGATCAACGACGGCTTGATTGGCATCTATTGCTTCAGCCGTAAATCTAGGGTTGTGACTACGTATGTCGCCTTTGTCATAGGTAGTTGATTTGGTAATTGCACCAGTCAAGAAGCCACGACCTAAAGGGCTATAAGGCACGAGACCTATGCCAAGTTCTTCACAGGTTGGCAGGATTTCAGCTTCAATGTCACGCCACCATATAGAGTACTCACTTTGCAATGCAGTAACGGGCTGAACCGCATGCGCTCTACGAATAATATCCGCGCTCGCTTCTGACAAACCAAAGTGCTTAACTTTGCCTTCTTTAATTAAATCTTGAACAGCGCCTGCTACATCTTCGATAGGAACATTTGGATCAACACGGTGTTGATAGAATAAATCTAAACAATCGACTTTTAGGCGTTTTAGTGATTCTTCAGCCACTCGTTTAATTTGTGCAGGGCGGCTATCAAAGCCTTCATTCGGAGTAGGTCCAGTGCCTTGTGCACTGTGTTTAAACCCAAACTTTGTAGCAATGATAAGTTTATCTTTATTAACTGAACTCAGGGCTTCGCCAAGCAACGATTCATTCGTGAAAGGTCCATAAACTTCTGCGGTATCAAAAAATGTCACGCCTTCATCCACAGACTGACGTAGAAAGTTAATCATTTCTTTCTTGTCAGTAGGTTTGTCTCCAAAGCTCATGCGCATACAGCCCAGACCTAACGCAGACACTTCTAAATCACTGGCTCCCAGAACTCTCGTTTTCATGGTTATCTCCAATCCTCAGCAAATGAAATGTCATTATAGGAGTGGCAATAACCAATGATAATGGCGGAATAATTAATGGACTTATCGATTTAATTCATGAATACCGTTGATAACGAAGTGCATCAACGAGCAGTTTGAATGCGGGGGAGCTTAATTGACGGTTTGCATAGTAAAGGTAATAGCCATCAAAGGGAGGGCACCAGTCTTCAAGGACTCGTTCTAGATGACCATTTTTTAAATGATCTTGTACTATATCCTCTGGTACATAGGTGATCCCAAGGCCATCTAATGACGCATTAAGACGGCTTTGTGTACTGGTCATGACCACTTGCCCTTTAACGTTGACGTTAATGACTTTGTCGTCTTTTTCAAACTCCCACGCATACACGCCGCCGTAGGTGGGAAATCGAATGTTAATACAGTTGTGTTCAACTAATTCGTGAGGCGTTGAAGGCTTACCTTTCTTTCTCCAATATTCAGGGGTTGCCACAACAGCCATTCGCATTGGAGGGGAAATAGGTACAGCGATCATATTTTGATCTAGGCTTTCACCTAGACGAATCCCTGCATCAAATCGTTCAGATACGATATCGACAAAACCATAATTGACGCTGATTTCAACGTTAATATCTGGATATTCCAATAGGAGATCTCGAACTTTCGGCCAAAGTATTGTATTCACAGCATGCTCTGCGGCTGTGATCCGGATTGTTCCTGCGGGTCTTAATTTGAACTCATTGATCAGCTCAAGTTCATGGTCAATTTCGGTTAACTTGGGAGCGATAGAATTCATTAATCTCTCACCAGCTTCTGTTGGCGAGACACTACGAGTCGTCCGGTTAAGCAAACGAACATCCAAACGTTTTTCTAAACCGCCAACGGCATGGCTCAACGCTGATTGAGAAACACCAAGCAAACCAGCAGCTTTAGTAAAACTGCCTTCTCTTGCCACTGTGACAAATGCCAGTAAATCGTTGTAATTTTTGTTCATGTCTGTCGTCTATTATTTACTTAGTGGAAAATCATGCGTCATATGTATGAGGTTATTTTTACATAACGGATGACTTACCATTACTATAGTTAATCAATAGCTGACATGAAATAAATTCATTAATTAAAAACTATTATTATGAAACCATGATTATTTTTTAAGACTGTTGAACTGACTTCACCAACATTCGATATTTACGCCACCAAGCGGGAATAAAGTTCAATACCAAAATGAAGGCTATTGCACCAACAATCATCCATACACTTCCCTTATATGCCGCAGAGATTTGATGCGCAAGTAGCAGATTACCTGATAATTCTGGTGTCATAGCTGATGAAAATACGACGACGAGGATACTAAGACCTAGACTACCGCCTAATTGATGCGCCACATTGACAAGTCCTGATGCCGCGCCTGTATCTTCTCTCGCGACACCAGCGACTCCCGCAATAGTAAGTGGTCCTAATGCAGCACCGTTACCAAAGCCAATGATGAACATTGGAATGGCGACACCAACAATATAATTACTTTCTACCGTCACAAGGCTCAGACGCCAAAGTCCTGCGAATAAGAATACGAAAGCAATCAACATAACAGCTTGGTTGCCTAACCGTTTTGTCATGGCTGGAACCA is part of the Vibrio diazotrophicus genome and harbors:
- a CDS encoding aldo/keto reductase translates to MQTVTLNNGIEMPIAGFGVFQMNDPKECEQAVIDAIDVGYRLIDTAASYMNEVEVGNAIKTSGIERDELFVTTKLWLEGASYEGAKAQFERSLNRLQMDYVDLYLIHQPFGDVHGAWRALEELYKEGKIKAIGVSNFMPDRLADLVAFNNIVPAVNQVEVNPFQQQLHPVPYMLANGIQPEAWAPFAEGRQNLFSHPVLTQIAEKYGKSIGQVVLRWVVQRNIVALAKTVRKERMAENLNIFDFELDAQDMALIASLDTATSAFFSHRDPAMVKWLSDRKLNV
- a CDS encoding cupin domain-containing protein, with amino-acid sequence MNRRIKTPIVLISLFCGTGLISPIALGQNQTITKFEQHQIHQAPDTTFSGKAHFSRYPILPTSNDVAPAIVHFEANTVTNWHIHKHGQYLIVTDGEGRTQEWGQPIQHLSVGDIVWCPPGTKHWHGASVDKSMTHIAISPVSTDGPSVTWLEKVEFN
- a CDS encoding flavodoxin encodes the protein MLRAILVLFLSANAMLFPLAVQADSKALYNDVSMGNVLIVYLSRTENTKAVAEIIQRHTGGRLIALELKQPYPTDYKAIVEQVRRENETGFLPELKTSISDLKDYDSIFIGFPTWGMRLPPPTKSFLSNNNLSGKVVIPFNTNGGNGIGSSFEQITQLCIGCKVKQGISFVGGSERDGRFLEIKNDRAKEVDAGVVNWLESLKKK
- a CDS encoding aldo/keto reductase; translation: MKTRVLGASDLEVSALGLGCMRMSFGDKPTDKKEMINFLRQSVDEGVTFFDTAEVYGPFTNESLLGEALSSVNKDKLIIATKFGFKHSAQGTGPTPNEGFDSRPAQIKRVAEESLKRLKVDCLDLFYQHRVDPNVPIEDVAGAVQDLIKEGKVKHFGLSEASADIIRRAHAVQPVTALQSEYSIWWRDIEAEILPTCEELGIGLVPYSPLGRGFLTGAITKSTTYDKGDIRSHNPRFTAEAIDANQAVVDLLIRIGQQYQATPAQVALAWLLAQKPWIVPIPGSRNLARLRENNASTDLNLTLNDLSDIASAMANINVVGNRY
- a CDS encoding aldo/keto reductase; this translates as MKKNELPIEESRRSFLTKGATLAAATMLPSIASATQTTASNSTLRKTSQTQLPIRKLGNLEVSSVGIGVQNMSRKYDTSVPYRPEMIRVIRSAYENGVTFFDAAEAYGPLEVERILGEGVVPFRDKIVIATKFGWNIDQETGARLPGLNSRPEHIKIVVEGMLKRLKTDRIDLLYQHRVDPNVPIEDVAGAVKDLMAEGKVLNWGLSEMGLNTLRRAHKELPVAAVQSEYSMLWRGPEKSVLPTCEELGIGFVPWSPLGVQFLTGWIDERTRFAQGDFRSTESRFFPENLAHNMKLVELITQWAVRKNAAPAQIALAWLMAQKPWIVPIPGTTSKDHMLQNTQAVNVTFTAQELSELNDSLSKIEIKGNRLPDAVQVYSDVEAPLKS
- a CDS encoding LysR family transcriptional regulator, coding for MNKNYNDLLAFVTVAREGSFTKAAGLLGVSQSALSHAVGGLEKRLDVRLLNRTTRSVSPTEAGERLMNSIAPKLTEIDHELELINEFKLRPAGTIRITAAEHAVNTILWPKVRDLLLEYPDINVEISVNYGFVDIVSERFDAGIRLGESLDQNMIAVPISPPMRMAVVATPEYWRKKGKPSTPHELVEHNCINIRFPTYGGVYAWEFEKDDKVINVNVKGQVVMTSTQSRLNASLDGLGITYVPEDIVQDHLKNGHLERVLEDWCPPFDGYYLYYANRQLSSPAFKLLVDALRYQRYS